In the genome of Candidatus Nitrosotenuis sp. DW1, one region contains:
- a CDS encoding proteasome assembly chaperone family protein, translating into MRQSVPEDHVLEIKKINYKSPIIFAGFVGPGLAGPLSVGYMIEKLKMNEVGYLRSKFLPPSTVFIQGRLRHPFRFYSNKNGTVCAIICEVPLRMEGLYNIASTILDWAQSKGTKEVVILDGVASDEHDEKIFCAAEEDLCRIMSEKGISMISQGFITGIPGSILNECIMRKIRAITLLVKASHTSPDPLAAATLIDAVNKVYGTGIDASDLRSESEKIGIEFKELSEKYKEHRQADSGMYM; encoded by the coding sequence ATGCGGCAAAGCGTCCCAGAGGATCACGTACTTGAGATAAAAAAGATCAACTACAAAAGCCCGATAATTTTTGCAGGGTTTGTCGGCCCAGGCCTAGCAGGGCCGCTCTCTGTCGGATACATGATTGAGAAGCTAAAGATGAACGAGGTCGGATATTTGCGCTCAAAGTTTCTCCCGCCATCAACAGTGTTCATTCAGGGGAGGCTAAGACACCCATTTCGGTTTTACTCTAACAAAAATGGAACAGTCTGCGCAATAATTTGCGAGGTCCCGCTCAGAATGGAAGGACTATACAACATTGCATCCACGATCCTAGACTGGGCCCAAAGCAAGGGAACAAAAGAAGTCGTAATCCTAGACGGAGTGGCAAGTGACGAGCACGACGAGAAGATTTTTTGTGCAGCAGAAGAAGACCTGTGCAGAATAATGTCAGAAAAAGGAATAAGCATGATCTCACAGGGGTTCATCACAGGAATCCCTGGAAGCATCCTAAACGAATGCATAATGCGAAAGATTCGCGCGATAACCCTGCTTGTGAAGGCAAGCCACACCAGCCCAGATCCACTTGCAGCTGCCACGCTCATTGACGCAGTAAACAAAGTCTACGGCACTGGAATCGATGCGTCCGATTTGAGAAGCGAAAGTGAAAAGATAGGAATAGAATTCAAGGAGCTCTCAGAAAAATACAAAGAACATAGACAGGCAGATTCTGGAATGTACATGTGA
- a CDS encoding TRAM domain-containing protein has product MSFNDNSDRQNNRRFGGGYRGGGGGGRRFNNDRQFDDTPKPVETGKEYDVSITETSRQGDGIAKVDGFVIFVKGGQPGQDAKIKITQVGRRFAIAEMV; this is encoded by the coding sequence ATGAGCTTTAACGATAATTCCGATCGACAAAATAATCGAAGGTTTGGCGGAGGATACAGAGGAGGTGGCGGTGGCGGCAGACGTTTTAACAACGATAGACAATTTGACGACACTCCAAAACCAGTAGAAACTGGTAAAGAATACGATGTATCCATCACCGAAACCAGCAGACAGGGCGACGGAATAGCAAAGGTAGACGGATTCGTCATATTTGTGAAAGGTGGACAACCTGGTCAAGATGCAAAAATCAAGATCACACAAGTTGGCAGACGTTTCGCAATTGCAGAAATGGTATAA
- a CDS encoding TldD/PmbA family protein: MSVCSAVVSYAKKADADECESILCSKRIITIRITDSEIAETKESHEKSLGIRMIHKKRISCVQTTTLEPGKIVDSALKSAKNTTERKFWKTLPGDSACVTLEKVNDPKLWKATTVDISDIAQEMINSAQNRKITNISGSLNVVCEEFEIANTSGLQRADVATYVSGIINADSDTGSFPVSGIGQASSRMLSDFHPEKIGTDASEMCANSINPHTANPGITSIVFDPLAVGELLAFVFASNFSLKTYSENRSCFSEKIGKSIAAENFELVDDPHMPNGLGSKPFDDEGVPTKRTHYIRNGIFEKTYSDLYNAYKEGTTSSGNASRLGLPLGRSSDPIPMSSPHNLTVRGSTKRDDIIKDTKNGILVSRLWYTYPVNPIRGDFSCTARSGIWIISDGQIKEPVKSVRIIHNLPRLLQQVSAVADNGRAVLPWASIPVTAPTIRCEGVTISPI; encoded by the coding sequence TTGTCAGTTTGCAGCGCGGTCGTATCCTATGCAAAAAAAGCAGATGCCGATGAATGCGAGTCCATTCTTTGTTCAAAAAGAATCATCACGATTAGAATAACAGATTCTGAAATTGCCGAGACAAAGGAAAGCCATGAAAAATCACTGGGCATACGCATGATACATAAAAAAAGAATATCTTGCGTCCAGACAACAACGCTTGAGCCAGGCAAAATTGTAGACAGTGCCCTCAAATCTGCCAAAAACACCACAGAGAGAAAGTTTTGGAAAACACTGCCAGGCGATTCTGCATGTGTCACTCTTGAAAAGGTAAATGATCCAAAACTTTGGAAGGCAACTACGGTTGACATATCAGACATTGCGCAAGAGATGATCAATTCTGCGCAAAATCGAAAAATAACAAACATTTCAGGTTCGTTAAATGTCGTTTGCGAAGAATTTGAGATTGCAAACACAAGCGGACTGCAGAGAGCAGATGTTGCAACGTATGTCTCTGGAATAATAAATGCAGACTCAGACACAGGTAGTTTTCCTGTAAGCGGCATAGGGCAGGCAAGCTCAAGAATGTTATCAGACTTTCACCCGGAAAAGATTGGCACAGATGCGTCTGAAATGTGTGCCAATTCAATAAACCCACATACTGCTAATCCCGGAATAACAAGCATAGTCTTCGACCCGCTTGCAGTGGGCGAATTACTTGCGTTTGTTTTTGCATCAAATTTTTCTCTGAAAACATATTCTGAGAACAGAAGTTGTTTTTCAGAAAAAATTGGAAAAAGCATTGCGGCAGAAAATTTTGAGCTCGTCGATGATCCACACATGCCAAACGGTCTTGGAAGCAAACCATTTGATGATGAGGGAGTGCCTACAAAGAGAACACACTACATAAGAAACGGGATTTTTGAAAAAACATACTCTGACTTGTATAACGCATACAAAGAAGGCACCACGTCCTCAGGAAACGCATCAAGACTCGGCTTACCGCTTGGCCGCAGCTCAGATCCAATTCCAATGTCTTCGCCACACAACCTGACAGTCAGAGGCAGTACAAAACGAGACGACATCATCAAAGACACAAAAAACGGGATTTTGGTAAGCAGGTTATGGTATACGTATCCCGTAAACCCAATCAGGGGTGACTTTTCTTGCACTGCAAGAAGCGGGATTTGGATCATCTCAGACGGTCAAATCAAGGAGCCTGTAAAATCAGTCCGAATAATACACAATTTACCAAGGCTTTTGCAGCAAGTATCAGCTGTTGCAGACAACGGGCGGGCGGTTTTGCCGTGGGCGTCAATACCAGTCACGGCGCCAACCATCAGATGCGAAGGGGTCACAATTAGCCCCATCTGA